In Alkalibacter saccharofermentans DSM 14828, the DNA window TACTGCATCGCAGTGCAATATACAAAGCTTGCTTTAAATATATTGCACTAGCAATTTGATATTGGGCGAAGCCCTCGAACTCGGACACCGTAGGTGTCTGAGTTGCTGAATCACTAACATGCGATGCGATGCTCACTTTAAATACGCTGCAATGAATATTAAACAACTCTGATTACTGCATCGCAGTGCAATATACAAAGCTTGCTTTAAATATATTTCACTGGCAATTTGATATTGGGCGAAGCCCTCGAACTCGGACACCATAGGCGTATGAGTTGCTGAATCTATGTGGTGCAAATATATAGCATAGGCTTTCTTTAAATATATCCCACTTTCAAAAATACAATACCACATTTAATCCTATGTACAGAGCCAATAAAATTCCCATAGGCGCATTTACAAAAAGCCCCTTCCATGATACATGGCTGACCGGCATCTCGTAGCCATTTTCCCTTATCATCTTTTTTATATAGTGCACAGTCATGTACACTCCAGCTATCAGCAATGATACAGCGATGACTATCATCAATAAGTTGTCCGTAAAGCCGGTCTCCAAAGGCTGCACCTCCAGGATATCCTGGAGATCGAAGATTTCCGGAAAAGACTCAGCCATCTTTTTGAGTGCCGCAAGGACCGCAAAAGATGTAAAATTGTTAAAAAAGTGAAATAGTATGCCTCCCCAAAGAGATCCGGTTACCAACACTATAGCCGCCATTATTATTCCAAGGGCAGTGGCATATCCCAGCTGGCCCAAGTCTATATGCATCAGGCCAAAAAGCACCCCCGTCACGACAGAGGCCTGCAAAAGGCTTACATCTCTGAAATGGTCTAAGATGACTCCCCTTATGAATACCTCCTCCAAGATTACAGGTATTACTGCAACCGCTATGAAAAACACCCACAGATTGGGCACCATTTCGAATACCCTGATAGTGACTTCTCCGGAATCTATCCTTGCCAAAACAGCAACAAGGTAATTTATTCCGTATTTGATCAAAAAGCTTATTAAAAAAAGCTGAAATATCCTCCAGATGTTTTTTGCCGACAATCCAACATTGAGCTTCAGCGTGGATATGATAGGCTGTCCAGTAGCTATCAAGTAGACTAAGCACGGAATCAATACGTCAACCAACTGGTGATAGAGAGCGAATTCCTCATAAAAAAACGCACCGATTACCAGATTCCCAGCAATAAAAACTATAAACAATATTAAAAACAGCCATAATCCGCTTCTGTGGTTCTTCTCTTTCAATAAACTCATTAAACTCACCCTCTGTCTAATTGATTCTGTTGTACAAGTTGTACACGAGAGCTGTCATCAAGGTGCTTGCAACAATCAGCATGCCCACCAAAGCCTCAACAGAAAGCCCTGCCACATTAAAAAGAAAGTATATGGCAAATCCCATAGCCGCTCCAAAAGCAATTGCTCCCAGCATATTGAAAAGCACATTTAAATTTTGCTTTACAGCCTTTTGAGGATCGTCCCAGTCCAATTTCGGCCTGTAAGTATCAACCAAAACGCCAAAACCTATTACCGGAACTGAACCTGCAAACCCTCCTATCAAAGCAAATGCCACAGTAGAAAATTCAAGCTTCAAGATAAAGGTCAGCGGCACCAAGAAAAACATCATAGCCGTTGTCTGAAGAATTATCGGGAAAGTCATCCTTCCCATAAAAGCATCTCTTTTTGAAACCGGTACGACCGCATTTACCCAACTTGCTTTGCCTTCCCTTGAGACCGTAGTGGACTGAGTTGGGTTCGTGCCTGCAATAAATACAAATATGCCTATCAGCAACAACGTAAAGATATCCTTGAAATTTCTGTACATCTCGGTGAACATATCCAATTCCCCACCACCGGAAATCAACGGCATCAATATCATTATCACAGGAATTATGACTACGATGCTGACACAGTTAAAAAGATATATGGGCGTTCTGAGCACCATTTTCATATCATTTAAAAAGATGGCCTTCCAGGGTGAGCTTGCTATCACATCCTTGTCGTACTCCAAGGCTATATGCTTTTTAACGCTGTCGCTCTTGTTAAAATAGCCTTGTACATAAAGTTTTTTTCCGGCGAATACCACTCCCAAACCAAACACCATGGAAGCTG includes these proteins:
- a CDS encoding CPBP family intramembrane glutamic endopeptidase, which gives rise to MSLLKEKNHRSGLWLFLILFIVFIAGNLVIGAFFYEEFALYHQLVDVLIPCLVYLIATGQPIISTLKLNVGLSAKNIWRIFQLFLISFLIKYGINYLVAVLARIDSGEVTIRVFEMVPNLWVFFIAVAVIPVILEEVFIRGVILDHFRDVSLLQASVVTGVLFGLMHIDLGQLGYATALGIIMAAIVLVTGSLWGGILFHFFNNFTSFAVLAALKKMAESFPEIFDLQDILEVQPLETGFTDNLLMIVIAVSLLIAGVYMTVHYIKKMIRENGYEMPVSHVSWKGLFVNAPMGILLALYIGLNVVLYF
- a CDS encoding putative ABC transporter permease subunit; protein product: MKEILILTKTLLNANFGFSKFLHDAKTDKKKLAMALLMVLVFASLIPVYNMYIKLLKTVYIQLFVLGQEGAIFAMTFSTAAIVVLFFGLIYAMSTFYFSKDLDKLLFLPIKEESIVSAKFINMVVYEYMIVVPILAPVFFIPFEDMGGVLYTLFFAIGVLLLPVVPLSIGTVIVMFIMKFVNIEGKKDILRTVSLFLFLVIIILFQFLVNRAATAMPPGSEGEYIEALLRNQNSLVNIVGRTYPPAIWLSKGLYESNTASGIISFLLYGSASMVFGLGVVFAGKKLYVQGYFNKSDSVKKHIALEYDKDVIASSPWKAIFLNDMKMVLRTPIYLFNCVSIVVIIPVIMILMPLISGGGELDMFTEMYRNFKDIFTLLLIGIFVFIAGTNPTQSTTVSREGKASWVNAVVPVSKRDAFMGRMTFPIILQTTAMMFFLVPLTFILKLEFSTVAFALIGGFAGSVPVIGFGVLVDTYRPKLDWDDPQKAVKQNLNVLFNMLGAIAFGAAMGFAIYFLFNVAGLSVEALVGMLIVASTLMTALVYNLYNRIN